A window of the Tiliqua scincoides isolate rTilSci1 chromosome 5, rTilSci1.hap2, whole genome shotgun sequence genome harbors these coding sequences:
- the SPACA4 gene encoding sperm acrosome membrane-associated protein 4, whose amino-acid sequence MQSLLLSLICLLACRTHLAFSKKCFFCEITSSVKCPSTMMSCGEDEDCFVGEGAALGVSMIKNKGCTRAINCGKEQPVSHMGVTYSLVTNCCKGTLCNAAQTGPTTPSLVLQLVLTSLLLLGLLQLN is encoded by the coding sequence ATGCAATCTTTGCTCCTCAGCCTCATATGCCTGCTGGCTTGCAGGACGCATCTTGCGTTTTCCAAAAAATGCTTCTTCTGTGAAATCACTTCCTCCGTAAAGTGCCCCAGCACCATGATGAGTTGTGGAGAGGATGAAGACTGCTTTGTAGGTGAAGGAGCTGCCTTGGGGGTATCAATGATCAAAAACAAGGGCTGCACCCGTGCCATcaactgtggcaaggagcagCCTGTCTCCCATATGGGGGTCACCTACAGCTTGGTCACCAACTGCTGCAAAGGGACCTTGTGCAACGCAGCTCAGACCGGCCCAACTACTCCTTCCCTTGTCCTACAGCTTGTCCTCACCAGCTTACTCCTGCTTGGCCTCCTCCAATTAAATTAA